One segment of Etheostoma spectabile isolate EspeVRDwgs_2016 unplaced genomic scaffold, UIUC_Espe_1.0 scaffold58, whole genome shotgun sequence DNA contains the following:
- the LOC116686943 gene encoding phospholipase A and acyltransferase 3, whose protein sequence is MDPAKFDAKPGDLIEISRGLYQHWALYIGDMEVVHFTAGDGDIGVEGWGKVKRENIWKVVGNDKFHVNNSLDDKYPPREIDIIVKEAIGMVGRKRWYSLSTSNCEHFVTKLRNNMAVSRQVVDEVLKALDVLTGVESFVKDVIHK, encoded by the exons ATGGATCCAGCAAAG TTTGATGCAAAGCCCGGAGACCTGATCGAGATCTCCCGAGGGTTATACCAGCACTGGGCCCTCTACATCGGTGATATGGAAGTCGTTCATTTTACCGCTGGAG ATGGTGATATTGGCGTGGAGGGCTGGGGAAAGGTGAAGCGGGAGAACATCTGGAAAGTGGTGGGCAATGATAAGTTCCACGTCAACAACTCCCTAGATGACAAGTACCCGCCTCGTGAGATCGACATCATCGTGAAGGAGGCCATTGGCATGGTGGGTCGCAAGCGGTGGTACTCCCTCTCGACTAGCAACTGCGAGCACTTTGTCACAAAGCTACGAAACAACATGGCAGTGTCTCGACAGGTGGTTGATGAG gTTCTCAAAGCCCTTGACGTTCTGACTGGGGTCGAGTCCTTTGTTAAAGATGtcattcataaataa